One genomic segment of Manis pentadactyla isolate mManPen7 chromosome 1, mManPen7.hap1, whole genome shotgun sequence includes these proteins:
- the LOC118910404 gene encoding RNA-binding motif protein, X-linked 2-like, whose translation MNPLTTVRLISKLNEWEAETSVPAKASWHSVYKDSAWIFVGGLPCELTEGDILCVFSQYGEIVNINLVRDRKSGKSKGFCFICYENQRSTILAVDNFNGIKIRGRTIRVDHVSNYRPPPVLEDVDGATEELWEQGCGAQTPSSSSESCDDEALYQQQRRGKRSRNKIKGKAVRVKDEQGPTELPSSRGQIKRKDTLPKHTKVRLDSREGQKP comes from the coding sequence ATGAACCCGTTAACCACGGTGAGACTGATTAGCAAGCTGAATGAGTGGGAGGCTGAAACAAGCGTCCCAGCTAAGGCATCATGGCACTCTGTGTACAAGgacagtgcctggatctttgtgggaGGGCTTCCGTGTGAACTGACCGAGGGAGATATCCTGTGTGTATTCTCCCAGTACGGGGAGATTGTCAACATTAATCTCGTGCGGGATAGGAAGTCAGGAAAGTCAAAAGGATTCTGTTTTATCTGCTATGAAAATCAGAGGAGTACAATTTTGGCTGTCGACAATTTTAATGGAATTAAGATCAGGGGAAGAACCATCCGAGTCGACCATGTATCTAACTATCGCCCCCCTCCGGTCTTGGAGGATGTGGATGGCGCCACCGAAGAGCTCTgggagcagggctgtggggcGCAGACCCCATCGAGTTCATCTGAAAGTTGCGATGACGAAGCACTTTACCAACAGCAAAGACGAGGAAAACGGAGCAGAAATAAGATCAAAGGGAAGGCTGTACGAGTTAAAGACGAGCAGGGACCGACAGAGCTGCCATCTTCCCGAGGCCAAATTAAAAGGAAGGATACACTTCCTAAACATACCAAGGTGAGGTTAGACTCGAGAGAGGGCCAGAAGCCCTAA